In Euwallacea fornicatus isolate EFF26 chromosome 2, ASM4011564v1, whole genome shotgun sequence, one genomic interval encodes:
- the LOC136345437 gene encoding trypsin-3-like, which yields MNRILIFVAAIGLACAAPSINIQGPYNETILDIHPTIGGRIVGGEIAHIEDLPYQVALLRNGGQICGGVIANSKVIITAAHCVVPSVIPQVGALNIRSGSSLHNSGGLRVAVDRIIYHSQYANLDYDIAVLHLANNAIENDMPTVAIALPENDTVFAEGEMGVVSGWGTTSESGAGSVQLRRVDVPVVSEASCRSAYGSIITERTLCAGFSNGGRDACQGDSGGPYVINGVLAGVVSFGAGCARPGYPGVYAAIVSYRDWIRNAGGV from the exons ATGAATCGAATCCTGATTTTTGTGGCCGCAATTGGATTGGCTTGTG CTGCTCCCAGCATAAACATTCAAGGGCCTTACAACGAGACCATCTTGGACATCCATCCCACCATCGGTGGTAGGATCGTAGGCGGTGAAATTGCTCACATCGAGGACTTGCCCTACCAAGTTGCTTTGCTCCGTAATGGAGGCCAAATCTGCGGAGGAGTTATTGCCAACTCCAAGGTTATCATAACCGCTGCCCATTGCGTAGTTCCTAGTGTGATCCCTCAAGTAGGCGCTCTGAACATCCGTTCCGGATCCAGCTTGCACAATAGCGGAGGTCTACGTGTCGCCGTCGACAGGATCATCTATCACAGCCAATATGCAAACCTCGACTATGATATTGCAGTCCTACATCTCGCAAACAACGCCATTGAAAATGATATGCCAACTGTTGCCATTGCTTTGCCCGAGAACGACACTGTCTTCGCAGAGGGAGAAATGGGAGTTGTTTCTGGGTGGGGTACCACTTCCGAGAGCGGTGCCGGATCTGTCCAGCTGAGACGTGTGGATGTACCAGTTGTTTCTGAAGCGAGTTGCCGTTCAGCCTATGGATCTATCATAACTGAAAGAACTTTGTGCGCTGGATTTTCTAATGGTGGTAGGGATGCTTGCCAGGGAGACTCCGGTGGTCCCTATGTGATCAACGGAGTCCTGGCCGGCGTTGTATCCTTTGGAGCTGGTTGTGCCAGACCTGGATACCCCGGAGTCTATGCTGCCATTGTTTCATACAGGGACTGGATCAGGAATGCCGGAGGGGTTTAA